TAAGACACAGGCTGCAGTGAGCATCAGGTATACCGAACGATGTCTCTTTTGCCGTCCACGACGGATTACAGATGCCATTAATTCTGCTCTTTCCGGATCTGTCAGCTGTTCGCTTTCCGGCAGATCAAATATTTTCTTTAACTGATTTCTATGCTTTTCCAAATGCTGTATTTCCCCCTTTATATACAAAGAGCAAAAAAGTACAGCCGCATAGACATTTTATTTTAAATTTTTCTGAATAAATTTTTCAATCAATTCTCTTATACTTTTTAACGAGACTCCAGTGTTCTACACCCTTACCAATCGCATTAAGGGTTCAAAAGAATAAAGTGCAGGTCTTCTTCCAGCAGCTTCTTCTTTTTGAACCAGATAGCCGTTTTCTACTAATTTTTTTATCATCACAGCGCCTGTTGGCACTGGGATTTTCGTACTACTCACAAATCTATTGTTTCTAAAAACAGGGTTGGTAAAAATAAAATCAAGAGCAATTAAACTCCATTTGGAGGAGAGTAAATCAGCAAACTCAGTTTTCATTTCTTCATATAGATTTCGGATACGTTCTGCTATTTCCAAATTTTTAGTAGCCTGATGCTGTACCGCGGTGAGGAAAAATTTAATCCATCCATTCCAGTCATTGTTTTTAGACACATTTCTCATAGCTTCGATGTATTCATCTTTGTGTTCTTCAAAATAGCCACTGATATAAAAATGCGGCTGAGATAAAACTCCGGATTTCCATAACAAAAGTGTGATGATCATTCTTCCAATTCTACCATTACCATCTTGGAATGGGTGTAATGCTTCAAACTCCACGTGCGCTACACCGGTTTTTATCAATGCTGGAACAGGATTATTTTCGATATAATTGATCAATTCGTTTAGACCATCATTTAATTTTTCAGGACTTATAGGGATAAATTGAACCTTTTTAGCTACACGATCAGCCAAAAAGTTTTGCTCCTTTTTAAATTCTCCAGGAGATTTAGCGGCTCCTCTGCCTGAAGACAGCAATTGCTGATGTATTTGTTTGATGAAACTGAGCGAAAAATTATAACCCTCTTCTAAGGCTAACTGAGCATTTTTCAACGCTCTTTGATATAAAATAGTCTCTATCACATCTGCACGTGCATATTCTGAAAGTCCACTATCAGTGTCTGCTTCATATTGCAATATTTCATCTATAGTACTTATAGTCCCTTCAATTCTGGATGATAAAACCGCCTCCTGATTTCGAAGTGGTGCCAATAGCAGCTCGCTATTATGTAGATTTTTAATCATTTGATCATAACGAGCCAAAGTTTCTGTTGCTCCGATCAATTCCTGTATAAAAAACTCATATTGGATATTATCCGGTGGAAATTGATCGTAATGATATGCTACAGCATTATCTAAAGTCCATATATCATTTGTTTATTACAAATATAATAAAACAATAATCAATCATATTTGACTATAATATTTTGTTATTTTCGAGAAGAAAAATAAGTATTATATAAAAAATGAGAAGCAAAATAATTTGATTATCGAATTATAAAAAACAAAACAAACTAAAAATTTATTTTAAAAAAATATAAATCAGGGCTGACATATATTCCAGTGGCCCCATATGAGATTTGAGCACACGAAATGCCCGGTAGGATAAGGTTCGACAGGACTCCACACTGACATTCATTATGCTGGCAATCTCTTCGTAGGAAAATTCCATATAGTACTTAAGATACAATACTTCTTTCTGACGCTTGGGTAGCTTATCTATTTCCTGCTTGACCTTCTGCACATTGATATCCTGATTTTCCTTCAGAATAAGATCCAGTTCATGTGAACCGATAGCCCATACATTTTCCGGCAGACTCTCCAGAGGTTCATATACATCTGCTTTCTTCCGTTTCAGAATTCTTCTTCTCAAAGCCGAGAACAGGTAATACTTAACATCCACATCCTTTGCAATACGCGGATTATCATAGAGATCCAGAAACAAATCATGTATACAGTCAAGGACAGTCTCGCGGTCTGCATGAAACTTGAGACCAAAAGCAAACAGATCCTCTATATATTGCTGATAGATAGATTCAAATGCCTTTGCATCACCATGTATAAAATTAGACCAGGACATTACTTCGCTGTTGGGATTTTCACGGGTTGAATTAAGTCGCTAATTTGAACAAATGATGTTAAGCCTGTATATCTTTTATTTTAAATATGTGTAAAATAAGGATAAAGCCTAATGTATTCGATCAAAATCAGCCAGGTTTATAAAATGCTGTACTAAAGATAGTACTATCTCTTATAATATCCCAAATGAATCCG
The Sphingobacterium spiritivorum genome window above contains:
- a CDS encoding Fic family protein — protein: MIGATETLARYDQMIKNLHNSELLLAPLRNQEAVLSSRIEGTISTIDEILQYEADTDSGLSEYARADVIETILYQRALKNAQLALEEGYNFSLSFIKQIHQQLLSSGRGAAKSPGEFKKEQNFLADRVAKKVQFIPISPEKLNDGLNELINYIENNPVPALIKTGVAHVEFEALHPFQDGNGRIGRMIITLLLWKSGVLSQPHFYISGYFEEHKDEYIEAMRNVSKNNDWNGWIKFFLTAVQHQATKNLEIAERIRNLYEEMKTEFADLLSSKWSLIALDFIFTNPVFRNNRFVSSTKIPVPTGAVMIKKLVENGYLVQKEEAAGRRPALYSFEPLMRLVRV
- a CDS encoding RNA polymerase sigma factor, which encodes MSWSNFIHGDAKAFESIYQQYIEDLFAFGLKFHADRETVLDCIHDLFLDLYDNPRIAKDVDVKYYLFSALRRRILKRKKADVYEPLESLPENVWAIGSHELDLILKENQDINVQKVKQEIDKLPKRQKEVLYLKYYMEFSYEEIASIMNVSVESCRTLSYRAFRVLKSHMGPLEYMSALIYIFLK